The following proteins come from a genomic window of Aquimarina sp. MAR_2010_214:
- a CDS encoding YHS domain-containing (seleno)protein: MKTLKNIGIVLVVMIMTTMTTNAQDKKGNNIDNSNIALQGYSPVSYLDLGIAQRGNKEYKSEYEKILYYFTSKEQKSKFDKNPKRYLPQYGGFCAFGIYAGAKFRPDPNKFVVKEGKYFLFLYNIELDAQQLWLAENNHKKLVTKANSNWEKLRNTHN, encoded by the coding sequence ATGAAAACTTTAAAAAATATAGGAATAGTATTAGTTGTAATGATCATGACAACCATGACTACTAATGCGCAGGATAAGAAAGGAAATAATATTGATAACAGTAATATAGCTTTACAAGGGTATAGCCCTGTGTCATATCTTGATCTAGGTATTGCACAACGAGGAAACAAAGAATATAAATCCGAATATGAGAAGATTCTGTATTACTTTACTTCTAAAGAACAAAAGTCCAAGTTTGATAAGAATCCTAAACGATACTTACCACAGTATGGAGGATTCTGTGCATTTGGAATATATGCAGGAGCCAAATTTAGGCCAGATCCTAACAAATTTGTTGTAAAAGAAGGAAAATACTTTTTGTTTTTGTACAACATAGAGCTAGACGCACAACAATTATGGCTGGCAGAAAATAATCACAAAAAATTAGTTACAAAAGCTAATAGTAACTGGGAGAAACTACGTAATACGCATAATTAG
- a CDS encoding uracil-DNA glycosylase family protein, with product MQKLLSLISKCNECKAQLELGPRPIVSAHAHSKIVVIGQAPGSVVHKSGIPWDDKSGQNLRAWMGIDDETFYNPKKIALVPMGFCYPGKGKSGDLPPTKKCAPLWHQPLLAKMENVELVLLIGKYAQEYYLRDRLKRTLTDTVKNYKEYLPDYFVLPHPSPRNNIWQAKNEWYKKEVIPQLKLLVQSILE from the coding sequence ATGCAAAAACTGTTGTCTCTAATTTCAAAATGCAATGAATGTAAGGCACAATTAGAACTAGGGCCAAGACCGATAGTTTCTGCGCATGCTCATAGTAAAATAGTAGTCATTGGGCAAGCTCCTGGGAGTGTCGTTCATAAATCTGGAATCCCATGGGATGATAAAAGCGGACAAAATTTAAGAGCCTGGATGGGAATTGATGATGAGACGTTCTATAACCCCAAAAAAATTGCGCTTGTACCTATGGGTTTTTGTTACCCAGGAAAAGGAAAATCCGGAGATCTCCCTCCAACCAAAAAATGTGCTCCCTTATGGCATCAACCACTTTTGGCTAAAATGGAAAATGTAGAACTTGTGCTACTTATTGGTAAATATGCTCAAGAATATTATTTGAGAGATCGGTTAAAAAGAACACTAACAGATACAGTAAAAAATTATAAAGAATATTTGCCAGATTATTTTGTGTTACCGCATCCTTCACCAAGAAATAATATTTGGCAAGCAAAAAATGAATGGTATAAAAAAGAAGTTATACCTCAGTTAAAACTACTGGTTCAATCAATACTTGAGTAA
- a CDS encoding LysR family transcriptional regulator has protein sequence MELRQLSYFVKAAECLNFTEASHKVFITQSALSQQIKLLEQELGVPLFDRIGKRIQLTEAGSLFLTRARHTLKNAENAKQLIEDLQNLQSGTLHIGVTYGLTNLFTETLISFSTKFPLIQVKAFFGTSDELIEKLKSGMLDFILSFNKATDDKMITTIPLFQSYLTLVIHESHRFANKKQINIEELTTMELAVPAEGFTTRKVLDKAFRINELPYQYQIELNHIPTLIQLIETGKWATVLTKSTTQYLPTLKSIPINKKKLKLRSAIRYLKGNYQKKASKIFFQMILEHYQQNADLN, from the coding sequence ATGGAATTACGCCAATTAAGCTATTTTGTAAAAGCGGCAGAATGTTTAAATTTTACAGAAGCCTCTCATAAAGTATTCATAACACAAAGCGCACTTTCGCAGCAAATAAAGCTTTTAGAACAGGAATTAGGAGTTCCGCTTTTTGATAGAATAGGAAAGAGAATACAACTTACAGAAGCTGGTTCATTATTTTTAACCCGTGCCAGGCATACTCTTAAAAACGCTGAAAATGCCAAACAATTAATAGAGGATTTACAAAACCTGCAATCAGGAACTCTACATATCGGAGTAACTTATGGTTTAACTAATTTGTTTACAGAAACATTGATATCCTTTTCTACAAAATTTCCTTTAATACAAGTCAAGGCTTTCTTTGGCACATCAGATGAATTAATAGAAAAACTCAAATCAGGCATGTTGGATTTTATTTTATCTTTTAATAAAGCAACAGATGATAAAATGATTACTACTATTCCGTTATTTCAATCCTATTTAACACTTGTAATACATGAATCTCATCGATTTGCAAACAAAAAGCAGATCAATATCGAAGAGCTTACTACTATGGAGCTAGCTGTACCTGCAGAAGGGTTTACAACCAGAAAAGTTCTGGATAAAGCATTTAGAATAAATGAACTCCCATATCAATATCAAATAGAATTAAACCACATCCCTACCTTAATTCAACTTATTGAAACCGGAAAATGGGCAACCGTTCTTACAAAATCGACCACACAATATTTACCCACTCTTAAGAGTATCCCCATAAACAAAAAGAAGCTTAAATTACGATCAGCGATACGATATCTTAAGGGCAATTATCAAAAAAAGGCATCTAAAATTTTCTTTCAAATGATTTTGGAACATTATCAACAAAATGCAGATTTAAATTAA
- a CDS encoding MFS transporter — MKTKAERNTRHYKEIRKAVFIPGLAAFSQFYMFQPLLPSLSESFLVSPAISSLVVSSSMVGIALGLFMFAFYADILHRKKLMLIALFLSSLITILSAVSWNFNVLVVFGFIKGFLLSGVIAVAIVYISEEVEVRNVGIVIGIYLAGNVLGGMWGRVVAGLISSWYDWRIATLFIGGIGVILSIFFMRLLPQSLNFNPQKVQTFQKLMYMKSFLKNPLFSGVFILMILMMGTFVSIYNYLSFRLEMPPFSLPHYIISLLFLIYITGAGGTIIIGVLTHRIHPFGMLKILLVLFLIGTLGLLVEELWLLVLGLSLVTFSLLGIQTVINKIISQYAIEGKSTANCLYLICQYMGAGGIGSSTGHIVSEWGWSNFIFTLMGFILFSLLLFIICARRYINTYKLIKEVS; from the coding sequence ATGAAAACAAAAGCAGAAAGAAATACAAGACATTATAAAGAGATCCGAAAAGCGGTCTTTATACCTGGTTTGGCTGCTTTTTCACAGTTTTATATGTTTCAGCCATTATTACCATCGTTAAGCGAAAGTTTTTTGGTGTCTCCAGCTATCAGTAGCTTGGTTGTCTCGTCTTCTATGGTCGGTATTGCTTTAGGGCTTTTTATGTTTGCTTTTTATGCAGATATATTACATCGTAAAAAACTAATGCTGATTGCTTTATTTCTATCTTCATTAATCACTATTCTCTCGGCAGTCTCATGGAATTTTAATGTGTTGGTTGTTTTTGGTTTTATAAAAGGGTTTTTATTATCAGGAGTGATCGCAGTTGCTATTGTTTATATTTCTGAAGAAGTTGAGGTAAGAAATGTAGGGATCGTCATTGGGATATATTTAGCTGGAAATGTATTAGGTGGTATGTGGGGGCGTGTAGTAGCAGGTTTAATTTCTAGTTGGTATGATTGGAGAATAGCTACATTATTTATTGGAGGTATAGGAGTGATATTAAGTATCTTTTTTATGAGACTTTTACCACAATCCCTAAACTTTAACCCACAAAAAGTTCAAACATTTCAAAAGCTAATGTATATGAAGAGTTTCCTTAAAAACCCATTGTTTTCGGGAGTCTTTATTTTAATGATCCTAATGATGGGCACTTTTGTAAGTATCTATAATTATTTGAGTTTTAGACTAGAAATGCCACCTTTTTCACTTCCACATTATATTATTTCTTTATTATTTCTAATCTATATTACAGGAGCAGGAGGAACGATAATAATTGGGGTATTGACTCATCGAATTCACCCTTTTGGTATGCTTAAAATCTTATTAGTATTATTTCTAATAGGAACATTAGGTTTACTAGTAGAAGAATTGTGGTTATTAGTATTAGGTCTAAGTTTGGTCACTTTTAGCTTACTAGGGATTCAGACTGTGATAAACAAAATAATATCTCAATATGCAATTGAAGGAAAAAGCACGGCAAATTGCTTATACTTAATATGCCAGTATATGGGAGCAGGTGGAATAGGAAGTTCAACCGGGCATATAGTATCAGAATGGGGGTGGTCTAATTTTATTTTTACTTTAATGGGATTCATTCTCTTTTCATTGCTATTATTTATAATATGTGCCAGGAGGTATATCAATACATATAAATTAATAAAAGAGGTTTCTTAG
- a CDS encoding DMT family transporter — protein MLKSNYLLFIIPALIWGSTWYIIKYQLGTVDPIVSVAYRFGLGGIILLGYSKIRKLPLSFTKQQHFFIALQGILLFGTNYWLVYLSEQYLSSGLVAVAFSTLIFMNIVFGAIFLGDKIKKQIIIGAVFGLLGTVLIYQTEFRRIDLTSDQIKGLIFCVCSIIFASLGNITSSNNQRKFKLPVIQTNGFGMLYGAIAMLLITLFSGKSISFDTSFSYISSLAYLTIFGSIIAFTSYLTLIGKIGASKAAYVIVVIPVIALTISTIFEGYKPDIYAFIGIVLIIFGNVLALRNKK, from the coding sequence ATGCTAAAATCTAATTACTTATTGTTTATAATTCCAGCATTAATATGGGGATCTACTTGGTATATCATTAAATACCAGTTGGGAACTGTAGATCCAATCGTTTCTGTGGCCTATCGATTTGGATTAGGTGGTATTATATTATTGGGGTATTCTAAGATTAGGAAACTACCATTATCATTCACAAAGCAGCAACATTTTTTTATTGCTTTACAAGGAATTCTACTATTTGGAACAAATTATTGGTTAGTATACTTATCAGAACAATATCTAAGTAGTGGATTAGTGGCTGTAGCATTTTCTACATTAATTTTTATGAACATAGTTTTTGGCGCAATATTTTTAGGAGATAAAATAAAAAAACAAATAATAATAGGAGCTGTCTTCGGGCTTTTAGGAACAGTTTTGATATACCAGACCGAGTTTAGAAGGATAGATTTAACTAGTGATCAAATTAAAGGGTTGATATTTTGTGTTTGCTCTATCATTTTTGCTTCTTTAGGAAATATTACTTCTTCAAATAATCAACGCAAATTTAAACTCCCTGTTATTCAAACTAATGGTTTTGGGATGTTATACGGTGCTATAGCTATGTTGTTAATCACCTTGTTTAGTGGAAAATCGATAAGTTTTGATACGTCATTTTCTTATATTTCGTCACTAGCATATTTGACAATTTTTGGATCTATCATTGCGTTTACCTCTTATCTTACCTTAATAGGTAAAATTGGAGCAAGTAAAGCAGCCTACGTTATTGTAGTGATACCGGTAATTGCTTTGACTATTTCTACCATTTTTGAAGGATATAAACCCGACATATATGCTTTTATAGGAATTGTGCTTATTATTTTTGGAAATGTACTTGCATTGAGAAATAAAAAATAA
- a CDS encoding LytTR family DNA-binding domain-containing protein, protein MSRHYIAKIIHKPYPYLFHLKRNLIIAFVLGILICIVNVLAVDQNYVDINFVFSKPFLCTLAGLMTFFSILLVLEVIPRIFFKPDLKENWTVGKECLLIVSLLFVIAIFNNTLSLMISKEPSGNVLLHFLNSSFYVVLLGIAPAFLLVWLNYTILLKENLKKVSLYNEQLESRIIHNENEISEIISIQTSNKNEVIELDINGFLFAKSEGNYIDVYTKTLGKVKWKPYRLTIQKFEEVLGDYPFIISTHRSYVVNIRNINATTGNARNYRISFEGVPHEVPVSRNKFQTFKDAFTIKKV, encoded by the coding sequence ATGTCTCGACATTATATTGCCAAAATTATACATAAACCCTATCCTTATCTATTTCATCTCAAAAGAAATCTAATAATTGCTTTTGTACTTGGGATATTGATTTGTATTGTTAATGTATTAGCAGTAGATCAAAATTATGTAGACATAAATTTTGTGTTCTCAAAACCTTTTCTTTGTACTCTTGCAGGGTTAATGACTTTTTTTAGTATTCTCTTAGTATTAGAAGTTATTCCCCGGATATTTTTTAAACCTGATTTAAAGGAAAACTGGACAGTAGGAAAAGAATGTCTTTTAATTGTTTCACTTCTTTTTGTAATTGCGATATTCAATAATACGTTGTCTCTTATGATCAGTAAGGAGCCTTCAGGTAATGTGCTACTACATTTTTTAAACTCATCGTTCTATGTTGTTCTTTTAGGTATTGCTCCGGCTTTTCTTCTTGTTTGGCTTAATTATACCATTCTTTTAAAAGAAAACTTAAAAAAAGTCTCTTTATATAATGAACAACTCGAATCTAGAATTATACATAATGAGAATGAAATATCTGAAATCATTAGTATACAAACTAGTAATAAAAATGAAGTCATTGAGCTTGATATTAATGGCTTTTTATTTGCTAAATCTGAAGGTAATTATATAGATGTTTATACAAAAACGCTTGGTAAGGTAAAATGGAAACCATATCGACTTACTATTCAAAAATTTGAAGAAGTACTTGGTGATTACCCTTTTATTATTAGTACGCACCGATCATATGTCGTTAATATTAGAAACATCAATGCTACTACTGGCAACGCCAGAAATTATCGTATTAGTTTTGAAGGCGTTCCTCATGAAGTTCCTGTATCAAGGAATAAATTTCAAACTTTTAAAGATGCCTTTACTATTAAAAAAGTGTAA